In Herbaspirillum seropedicae, a single window of DNA contains:
- a CDS encoding sulfite exporter TauE/SafE family protein: MTASLFFSGVVNFLLGGLLGAMGGLFGIGGGLIAIPVLGYLYGMDQQLAQGTSLVMIVPNVVIAFWRYKQRNKIEWSTAAMMCAPAVVATYFSARLATAIDARSLHFCFAVFMAVLALYYLWTLLRRSPAVVRPVVLGRRWIPFVGLSAGASAGFFSVGGAIVAVPLLTAFFGMTQTAAQGLGLAMVTPGTLVALWTYAHAGHVDWAVGIPMALGGVLSISWGVALAHHLPERRLRILFCGALLLLSVWMMVGG; this comes from the coding sequence ATGACGGCTTCTCTGTTTTTCTCTGGTGTAGTCAACTTCCTGCTGGGCGGCCTGCTGGGGGCGATGGGCGGTCTGTTCGGCATCGGCGGCGGCCTGATCGCCATCCCGGTGCTGGGCTACCTCTACGGCATGGACCAGCAATTGGCGCAAGGCACGTCGCTGGTGATGATCGTGCCCAATGTGGTCATCGCCTTCTGGCGCTACAAGCAGCGCAACAAGATCGAGTGGAGCACGGCCGCCATGATGTGCGCGCCGGCCGTGGTGGCGACGTATTTCTCGGCGCGGCTGGCCACGGCCATCGATGCGCGCAGCCTGCATTTCTGTTTTGCGGTCTTCATGGCGGTGCTGGCGTTGTACTACCTGTGGACCTTGCTGCGCAGATCGCCGGCGGTGGTGCGTCCGGTCGTGCTGGGACGTCGCTGGATTCCGTTCGTGGGACTCTCGGCGGGGGCGTCGGCGGGTTTCTTCAGCGTGGGCGGGGCGATCGTGGCGGTGCCGCTGCTGACGGCCTTTTTCGGGATGACACAGACTGCGGCGCAAGGGCTGGGGCTGGCCATGGTCACGCCGGGTACGCTGGTGGCGCTGTGGACCTATGCCCATGCCGGCCATGTCGATTGGGCGGTCGGCATTCCCATGGCCTTGGGTGGCGTGCTCAGCATTTCCTGGGGCGTGGCGCTGGCCCATCACTTGCCTGAGCGGCGTCTGCGCATCCTCTTCTGCGGTGCGCTGCTGTTGCTGTCGGTGTGGATGATGGTGGGCGGATAG
- a CDS encoding SDR family oxidoreductase, with translation MDLRLNGKTALVCASSKGLGRACAHSLAREGVHVTMLARGREALEAAAQEIRAEVAATGAIITTVSCDITTPEGRALALAACPAPDILVTNAGGPKPGDFRDWSREDWIAAVDANMLTPIELIKATVDGMIARRFGRIVNITSSAVRAPIDILGLSNGARSGLTGFVAGLARKTVAHNVTINNLLPGPFETDRLRATASGAAQESGRSVDEILAERRKLNPAGRFGDPAEFGDACAYLCSAQAGFITGQNLLMDGGAYPGTF, from the coding sequence ATGGATTTGAGACTCAACGGCAAGACCGCCCTGGTATGTGCATCCAGCAAGGGCCTGGGCCGCGCCTGCGCGCATTCGCTGGCGCGCGAGGGCGTGCATGTGACCATGCTGGCGCGTGGACGCGAAGCCCTGGAAGCAGCCGCGCAAGAGATCCGTGCCGAGGTTGCCGCCACCGGCGCCATCATCACCACCGTGAGCTGCGACATCACCACCCCCGAAGGCCGCGCCCTGGCGCTGGCCGCCTGCCCGGCCCCGGACATCCTGGTCACCAACGCCGGCGGCCCCAAGCCCGGCGACTTCCGCGACTGGAGCCGCGAGGACTGGATTGCCGCCGTGGACGCCAACATGCTCACCCCCATCGAGCTGATCAAGGCCACCGTGGATGGCATGATCGCCCGACGCTTCGGACGCATCGTCAACATCACCTCCAGCGCCGTACGCGCGCCCATCGACATCCTGGGCCTGTCCAATGGCGCGCGCTCGGGGCTGACCGGTTTTGTGGCCGGGCTGGCGCGCAAGACGGTGGCGCACAACGTCACCATCAACAACCTGCTGCCCGGCCCCTTCGAGACCGACCGCCTGCGCGCCACCGCCAGTGGCGCCGCGCAGGAGAGCGGACGCAGCGTCGACGAGATCCTGGCCGAGCGCCGCAAGCTCAACCCAGCGGGCCGCTTTGGCGATCCGGCCGAGTTTGGCGACGCCTGCGCCTACCTGTGCAGTGCGCAGGCGGGCTTCATCACCGGGCAGAATCTGTTGATGGATGGTGGGGCTTATCCGGGGACGTTCTGA
- a CDS encoding restriction endonuclease — MRQLERQQRMAAAQEARDQKAAEKMAKLQYLEERQGEVDDLNAELQDRLDELKGLLAHTLHHDDRIDFASLKSSERYAPFRPPRELLSESPPLPKEVAPLKGLSRFWPGSVNRHAEDVAKASEAHKRALAAHEHTESQKLAKLSKIKREYEEKKEAYERDVLAHNAEVERIQAAYHSQDAEAIVAYCDMVLARSAYPAEGFPQKFRLAFQQETGELVVEYDLPEPSVIPQEAEFRYVKTKDQIEFKARKPAETKQLYQDIVAAVTLRTLHELFEADQVNALSRITFNGMIDTHDPASGKEVRVPVVSVRAPKETFLELRLEKVDKIACLKNLGAQVSPRPDELLAIKPIVEFDMIDKRFIDQGDVLTVLESRPNLLDLTPGEFEILVSNLFGKMGLETKLTRSSRDGGVDAVAYDTRPILGGKVVIQAKRYKDTVGVSAVRDLFGTMMNEGANKGILVCTSGYGTDAYNFCKDKPIELIDGGGLLYLLREHAGIEARIAA, encoded by the coding sequence TTGCGTCAACTGGAGCGACAGCAGCGCATGGCGGCGGCTCAAGAGGCGCGGGATCAGAAGGCAGCCGAGAAAATGGCGAAGCTGCAGTATCTGGAAGAACGGCAGGGTGAGGTGGACGACTTGAACGCCGAATTGCAGGATCGCTTGGATGAGTTGAAGGGCCTGCTGGCCCATACGCTGCATCATGACGATCGCATTGATTTCGCATCCTTGAAGAGCTCGGAGCGATATGCGCCGTTTCGTCCTCCTCGTGAGCTTCTTTCGGAATCGCCGCCCTTGCCAAAGGAGGTTGCACCCTTGAAGGGTTTGAGCCGGTTTTGGCCTGGCTCAGTGAACCGGCACGCAGAAGATGTCGCGAAGGCGTCCGAGGCCCACAAAAGGGCTCTGGCTGCTCACGAGCATACCGAGAGCCAGAAGCTTGCCAAACTTTCTAAAATCAAGCGAGAGTACGAAGAGAAGAAGGAAGCCTATGAGCGCGATGTGCTGGCTCACAACGCTGAAGTGGAGCGGATTCAAGCTGCCTACCACTCTCAGGATGCGGAGGCCATCGTAGCCTACTGTGACATGGTATTGGCACGCTCGGCATATCCTGCCGAGGGCTTCCCTCAAAAATTCCGCCTTGCATTTCAGCAGGAGACCGGAGAGCTGGTCGTTGAATATGATCTGCCAGAACCGTCGGTTATTCCGCAGGAAGCAGAATTCAGGTACGTCAAGACAAAGGATCAGATTGAGTTCAAGGCCCGAAAGCCGGCGGAGACTAAGCAGCTTTACCAAGATATTGTTGCTGCGGTAACGCTGAGAACGCTTCACGAGCTATTTGAAGCGGATCAAGTCAATGCACTTTCAAGAATCACATTTAATGGGATGATCGATACCCATGATCCTGCCAGCGGGAAAGAGGTCCGGGTCCCCGTTGTTTCGGTGCGAGCGCCGAAAGAAACATTCCTGGAGTTGCGTTTAGAGAAGGTGGACAAGATCGCTTGCCTGAAGAATTTGGGCGCTCAGGTGTCGCCGAGACCGGACGAGCTCTTGGCGATCAAACCAATCGTCGAATTTGACATGATCGACAAACGATTTATTGATCAAGGCGATGTGCTGACCGTCCTGGAGTCCCGCCCCAACTTGCTGGACTTGACCCCTGGAGAGTTCGAAATCTTGGTTTCGAATCTGTTTGGGAAGATGGGTCTTGAGACGAAGCTGACGCGCAGCTCTCGCGATGGTGGGGTTGATGCCGTGGCTTACGATACCCGTCCGATCCTCGGCGGAAAGGTGGTGATCCAGGCGAAGCGATACAAGGACACGGTGGGCGTGAGTGCTGTTCGCGATCTGTTCGGAACGATGATGAATGAGGGTGCTAACAAAGGCATTCTCGTTTGTACGAGCGGATACGGCACGGACGCCTATAATTTCTGCAAAGACAAGCCGATTGAGCTAATTGACGGAGGTGGGCTGCTTTACTTGCTTAGAGAACATGCTGGTATCGAGGCGCGCATAGCAGCGTGA
- a CDS encoding BRO-N domain-containing protein, translated as MNPIPFHFEGRDIRVLASESSEPLFVGKDICEALDYSNPNDAMRHAVG; from the coding sequence ATGAATCCTATCCCTTTCCATTTCGAGGGCCGTGATATCCGCGTATTGGCGAGCGAGAGTAGTGAGCCTTTATTCGTCGGTAAGGATATTTGCGAAGCGTTAGACTATTCCAATCCGAATGATGCTATGCGGCATGCCGTGGGATAG
- the tldD gene encoding metalloprotease TldD translates to MKTINQLAAVPEPNDGGADSGTSTAYCRARWGLLAASGLDESQLLAGVSRALRKGGDYADLYLKSSVAESWHLERGKVTRSNYNQSQGFGLRLVEGEQSVLTSADRFDATTIGKAADLAADAVGHAPVSPAGLVLKLPKRGPTYYTLDDPLPSLDAAHKIALLESVDRACRARSPLVVEVMASLSISLDLVFLARNDGYCGGDVRPLVRLDVAVQVVRNGRREGASRTLGGRVGLATFDHAAIESVAALAVDAALIKLEARAAPAGTMTVVIGPGWNGVMLHEAVGHGLEGDFNRRGSSAFAGRIGQRVAAPGVTIVDDGTVPGSRGSLNIDDEGTPGQCTTLIEDGILVSYMQDSLNARLMGVANTGNGRRESYDVLPMPRMTNTYMRAGGVDPAEIIASVKQGIYIAHLEGGQVDISSGRFMFAASEAFLIENGRLGAPVKGATVLGNGPQSLKNVKLIGNDLEINTASGVCGKAGQSVPVGVGQPTLRIDGMTVGGTA, encoded by the coding sequence ATGAAGACAATCAACCAGCTGGCAGCAGTGCCAGAACCTAATGATGGCGGCGCTGACTCCGGCACGTCCACCGCCTATTGCCGCGCCAGATGGGGGCTGCTGGCAGCCAGCGGACTGGATGAATCGCAATTACTGGCGGGCGTGTCACGCGCGCTGCGCAAAGGTGGCGACTACGCCGATCTGTACCTGAAGTCGAGCGTCGCAGAAAGCTGGCACCTTGAGCGTGGCAAGGTGACACGCAGCAACTACAACCAGTCGCAGGGTTTCGGGCTACGCCTGGTGGAAGGCGAGCAGTCGGTCTTGACCTCGGCTGATCGCTTCGACGCTACTACGATTGGTAAAGCTGCCGACTTGGCGGCCGATGCTGTGGGCCATGCGCCGGTATCGCCAGCAGGCCTGGTGCTCAAGCTGCCCAAGCGCGGGCCGACCTATTACACGCTCGATGACCCGCTGCCCTCGCTCGATGCCGCGCACAAGATCGCCTTGCTGGAATCGGTCGACCGCGCTTGCCGCGCCCGTAGTCCTCTGGTGGTGGAGGTGATGGCGAGCCTGTCGATATCGCTCGACCTGGTTTTTCTGGCGCGCAACGACGGCTATTGCGGCGGCGACGTACGTCCGCTAGTACGGCTCGACGTGGCGGTACAGGTCGTCCGCAATGGCCGCCGCGAAGGCGCCTCGCGCACCTTGGGCGGGCGCGTGGGGTTGGCGACCTTCGATCACGCTGCGATCGAGTCGGTCGCCGCTCTGGCGGTGGACGCTGCATTGATCAAGCTGGAGGCACGCGCGGCGCCGGCCGGCACCATGACCGTGGTGATCGGCCCTGGCTGGAACGGCGTCATGTTGCACGAAGCAGTGGGGCATGGCCTGGAAGGTGATTTCAACCGGCGCGGTTCCTCGGCATTCGCCGGGCGCATCGGGCAACGGGTGGCGGCTCCCGGTGTGACCATCGTCGACGACGGCACCGTGCCGGGCAGTCGCGGCTCGCTCAACATCGACGACGAAGGCACGCCCGGGCAGTGCACCACGTTGATCGAGGACGGTATTCTGGTCAGCTACATGCAAGATTCGCTGAACGCCAGGCTGATGGGTGTCGCCAACACGGGCAACGGACGCCGCGAATCCTACGATGTGCTACCGATGCCACGCATGACCAACACCTACATGCGTGCCGGCGGAGTTGATCCGGCCGAGATCATCGCCTCGGTCAAGCAGGGGATCTACATTGCCCATCTAGAGGGCGGTCAGGTCGATATCAGCAGCGGCCGGTTCATGTTTGCCGCGTCGGAAGCGTTCCTGATCGAGAATGGTCGACTGGGCGCGCCAGTGAAAGGCGCGACGGTGCTCGGCAACGGCCCGCAGTCACTGAAGAACGTGAAGCTGATCGGCAACGATCTGGAAATCAACACGGCCTCCGGCGTCTGTGGCAAGGCCGGACAATCGGTGCCTGTGGGCGTGGGTCAGCCAACGCTGAGGATTGACGGCATGACCGTGGGCGGTACCGCCTGA